One window of the Falco biarmicus isolate bFalBia1 chromosome 2, bFalBia1.pri, whole genome shotgun sequence genome contains the following:
- the LOC130144888 gene encoding glutamine amidotransferase-like class 1 domain-containing protein 3, mitochondrial isoform X2, whose translation MGKRVAVVLAGCGVFDGSEIHEAAAALVHLSRGGAEVKIFAPNIEQKDVVNHLKGSPTEEKRNVLVESARLARGNIQDLAELKASEFDAVIFPGGFGVAKNLCSWATDGKNCTVNEHVNSTLQAFHSAKKPIGLCCISPVLAAKVFPGCEVTVGQDKNVDGRFPDAETASAIAELGCKHICKNVNESHVDKANKIVTTCAFMCKAPLHEIFDGIGTMVQEVLKLA comes from the exons ATGGGCAAGCGGGTGGCCGTGGTTCTGGCCGGCTGCGGCGTCTTCGATGGCAGCGAGATTCACGAGGCCGCGGCGGCGCTGGTGCACCTCAGCCGCGGCGGCGCGGAG GTGAAGATATTTGCCCCCAATATTGAGCAAAAGGATGTAGTCAATCACCTGAAAGGAAGTCCaacagaagagaagagaaatgtgTTAGTTGAAAGTGCGAGATTGGCAAGAGGAAATATTCAGGATTTGGCTGAACTGAAAGCTAGTGAATTTGATGCAGTCATTTTCCCTG gtggtTTTGGTGTAGCAAAGAACCTGTGTTCCTGGGCTACAGATGGCAAGAACTGTACTGTCAATGAACATGTAAACTCCACACTCCAAGCTTTCCACAGTGCTAAAAAGCCCATTGGTTTGTGCTGTATATCACCAGTTCTGGCAGCTAAAGTCTTTCCTGGTTGTGAAGTTACAGTCGGCCAAGATAAAAATGTAGATGGAAG atttcCTGATGCTGAAACGGCATCTGCTATAGCAGAGCTTGGATGTAAGCACATttgcaaaaatgtaaatgaatcCCATGTGGATAAAGCCAATAAAATAGTTACTACCTGTGCTTTCATGTGCAAGGCTCCTCTGCATGAAATCTTTGATGGAATTGGAACAATGGTGCAAGAAGTCCTGAAACTTGCCTGA
- the LOC130144888 gene encoding glutamine amidotransferase-like class 1 domain-containing protein 3, mitochondrial isoform X1, protein MSQPDAVCEIQRTIQVKFKATSGSPMPVRMLNCHSTLTKHILYFSGLRWLHWNFPGVLLNLESKVKIFAPNIEQKDVVNHLKGSPTEEKRNVLVESARLARGNIQDLAELKASEFDAVIFPGGFGVAKNLCSWATDGKNCTVNEHVNSTLQAFHSAKKPIGLCCISPVLAAKVFPGCEVTVGQDKNVDGRFPDAETASAIAELGCKHICKNVNESHVDKANKIVTTCAFMCKAPLHEIFDGIGTMVQEVLKLA, encoded by the exons ATGAGTCAACCAGATGCAGTCTGTGAAATACAAAGAACTATTCAAGTCAAATTTAA GGCTACTTCAGG GAGTCCCATGCCAGTAAGAATGCTGAACTGCCACTCCACTCTCACCaaacatattttgtatttctctggGTTGAGATGGCTCCACTGGAATTTCCCTGGGGTCCTACTCAATCTGGAGAGTAAG GTGAAGATATTTGCCCCCAATATTGAGCAAAAGGATGTAGTCAATCACCTGAAAGGAAGTCCaacagaagagaagagaaatgtgTTAGTTGAAAGTGCGAGATTGGCAAGAGGAAATATTCAGGATTTGGCTGAACTGAAAGCTAGTGAATTTGATGCAGTCATTTTCCCTG gtggtTTTGGTGTAGCAAAGAACCTGTGTTCCTGGGCTACAGATGGCAAGAACTGTACTGTCAATGAACATGTAAACTCCACACTCCAAGCTTTCCACAGTGCTAAAAAGCCCATTGGTTTGTGCTGTATATCACCAGTTCTGGCAGCTAAAGTCTTTCCTGGTTGTGAAGTTACAGTCGGCCAAGATAAAAATGTAGATGGAAG atttcCTGATGCTGAAACGGCATCTGCTATAGCAGAGCTTGGATGTAAGCACATttgcaaaaatgtaaatgaatcCCATGTGGATAAAGCCAATAAAATAGTTACTACCTGTGCTTTCATGTGCAAGGCTCCTCTGCATGAAATCTTTGATGGAATTGGAACAATGGTGCAAGAAGTCCTGAAACTTGCCTGA
- the CLN5 gene encoding ceroid-lipofuscinosis neuronal protein 5 yields MGCRPLLLLLLAAACGPCFPEGLRAPQRRWPVPYRRFDYRPKTDPYCQARYTFCPTGSAIPVMKEEDVIEVYRLQAPVWEFKYGDLLGHLKIMHDAVGFKSSLTGKNYTMEWYELFQLGNCTFPHLRPDMDAPFWCNQGAACFYEGIDDAHWKENGTLVLVTTISGTMFNEMAKWVKYDNETGIYYETWTVQASPDKQSVVWFESYECSKFILRTYQKLADLGAVFKKVQTNYTSIILFSGEPVYLGNETSIFGPLGNETLATAIRDFYYPFKPHRTVGEFFVDLLKIIDRVILNHQFYLFYNLEYWFLPMKFPYLKIIYEEVPLPVGSKTSFGV; encoded by the exons ATGGGCTGCCGGCcgctcctcctgctgctgctggcggcGGCTTGCGGGCCCTGCTTCCCGGAGGGGCTCCGCGCCCCTCAGCGGCGGTGGCCGGTGCCTTACAG GCGCTTTGATTACCGTCCAAAAACTGATCCTTACTGCCAAGCTCGTTACACCTTCTGTCCCACTGGCTCTGCCATTCCAGTTATGAAAGAAGAGGATGTCATTGAAGTGTATCGGTTACAGGCTCCAGTATGGGAATTCAAATACGGGGACCTGCTAGGACATTTG aaaattatGCATGATGCTGTGGGTTTCAAGAGCTCTCTAACGGGCAAAAACTACACAATGGAGTGGTATGAGCTCTTCCAGCTTGGGAACTGCACATTTCCACATCTCCGGCCTGACATGGATGCACCGTTCTGGTGTAACCAGGGAGCTGCCTGCTTTTATGAGGGAATAGATGATGCACACTGGAAGGAAAACGGAACGTTAGTTCTTGTGACCACAATATCAG GAACCATGTTTAATGAAATGGCAAAATGGGTAAAATACGACAATGAGACTGGCATTTACTATGAGACCTGGACAGTTCAAGCAAGTCCTGACAAACAATCAGTAGTTTGGTTTGAATCTTATGAATGCTCAAAATTTATACTGAGAACGTACCAGAAGCTAGCTGACTTAGGAGCTGTATTTAAGAAGGTACAAACAAACTATACAAGCATAATTTTATTCAGTGGAGAACCTGTTTATTTGGGAAATGAAACATCTATTTTTGGACCACTAGGAAACGAGACATTGGCAACAGCTATAAGAGACTTCTACTATCCGTTCAAACCTCATCGGACAGTAGGAGAGTTTTTTGtggatcttttaaaaataatcgATCGTGTCATCTTGAATCATCAGTTTTACCTCTTCTACAACTTGGAATACTGGTTTTTACCTATGAAGTTCCCTTatctcaaaataatttatgaagaGGTCCCTTTACCTGTTGGAAGCAAAACATCCTTTGGTGTGTAG